Sequence from the uncultured Flavobacterium sp. genome:
ATGTTGAAGAAAGAAAGTTATTGACTTCATCTAAAGCCGTTTCATCTGCTAAATCAACAGAAAGGCAAGTAACATTTTGATGTTCTAAAAGTGTTTGAGGTATTTTTCTTGAAATTGCCAAAACCTGATGTCCATCATTAGCAAATTTTAGCGCAAGCTCGTAACCAATTCCTCGACTGGTTCCGGTAACAATAATATTTTTCATAAAGCAAAAATAAGCAAATCCAATAAAAGGAACGGTTATTTATTCATCGTTATTTCTTCTGTTGGCGTTATAGCGATTTTAGTCACTGCCGGCAAAAACTCCTGAATAAAAGAAGTCATATGCACAATATCCATTACTTTAAATTCATCTGAAACATGGTGATAATAATCAAAATTCTCAAAATCAAAAGTACTTATTGATTGACACGGTTTTCCGAATTCTTTAAAAAATGAATAATTATCTGATCGGTAAAACAATTTATATTCAGCTTCTTTTGGTAGAAAACCAATCGTCTTTTTACCGGTATATTCGTTTATTTTATCAGCCATATTCGATTTATCAAAACCTGTAATATAAGCCAGATAATCTCGTTTCATTGGCACGCCAATCATTTCAATATTCAATTGTGTGTACAAATTAAAATCTTGCTTTTTCAATTTCTCCACTAAGCTTTTAGATCCAAGTAAACCTTTTTCTTCTCCGGCAAAAAACACAAACAAAATACTGCGTTTATTACTTTTGGTTTTACTAAAATATTTTGCC
This genomic interval carries:
- a CDS encoding M20/M25/M40 family metallo-hydrolase: MKKLYFFLPFVFLACKSNPSAVTETTSKPIEISYKVSETEVSDFLKYLSSDELEGRDTGTKGIEKAAVFLEDFFKKNNVKPYFKSYRDTLTNFDKPAFNIVGVLEGTDPKLKKEFVVLSAHYDHIGLELKEQPDVIFNGANDDASGVTAVAEMAKYFSKTKSNKRSILFVFFAGEEKGLLGSKSLVEKLKKQDFNLYTQLNIEMIGVPMKRDYLAYITGFDKSNMADKINEYTGKKTIGFLPKEAEYKLFYRSDNYSFFKEFGKPCQSISTFDFENFDYYHHVSDEFKVMDIVHMTSFIQEFLPAVTKIAITPTEEITMNK